A region from the Pelodiscus sinensis isolate JC-2024 chromosome 11, ASM4963464v1, whole genome shotgun sequence genome encodes:
- the HESX1 gene encoding homeobox expressed in ES cells 1: protein MANPSLCTSNTEASQNLQKVSSFVETKTTHCSFSIESILGLEQKKDGIPAAKPHRPWKDTCNNLGENASLCLQTPVISCERPLFHGNSCPMLEERVLKCEKYFSATERLSYKRELSWYRGRRPRTAFTRNQIEMLENVFRVNSYPGIDVREELAHKLDLDEDRIQIWFQNRRAKLKRSHRESQFLIVKNTLTSNLLE, encoded by the exons ATGGCAAATCCATCATTGTGTACTTCTAATACAGAAGCATCTCAAAATCTTCAGAAAGTGTCCAGTTTTGTGGAAACTAAAACCACACATTGCTctttttccattgaaagcattttGGGATTAGAACAGAAAAAAGATGGCATTCCAGCTGCAAAACCTCACAGACCATGGAAGGATACATGCAATAACTTAG GAGAAAATGCTAGTCTGTGTCTGCAGACACCTGTCATTTCCTGTGAAAGGCCATTATTTCATGGTAACAGTTGCCCAATGCTGGAGGAAAGAGTTTTgaaatgtgaaaaatatttttcagccaCTGAAAGGCTGTCCTACAAAAGGGAACTAAGCTGGTACAGAGGTAGGAGACCAAGAACTGCTTTCACTAGAAACCAG ATTGAAATGCTGGAAAATGTTTTTAGAGTGAATTCCTATCCTGGCATTGATGTTAGAGAAGAACTAGCTCACAAACTAGATTTAGATGAAGACAGAATCCAG atCTGGTTCCAGAACCGCCGTGCAAAGCTGAAAAGATCTCACAGAGAATCTCAGTTTCTAATTGTAAAAAACACTTTAACTTCCAACCTTCTGGAATAG